A single uncultured Fibrobacter sp. DNA region contains:
- a CDS encoding Mrp/NBP35 family ATP-binding protein has protein sequence MQLNEQNILSALRAVQDPDLHKNIVELNFVQNLKIEGDKVSFDLRLTTPACPIRDQFKDQCIAIVKSLGASEVNVTFTAQGRVDGGNAATQAPKVSYIGEVSHVVAVASGKGGVGKSTVTANLAMALSLSGARVGILDADIYGPSMGLMFGIDRAPEVFDDNTIAPVEAKGGISIVSMCMFADSDKATIWRGPMVSQMIQHFIHHVRWGKLDYLLVDFPPGTGDIQLTLTQNCPMAGAVVVTTPQEVALADCRKGLAMFDSVGVPVVGVVENMSYFICDQCGKHHNIFREGGGERIAKSWGVPLIAKVPLEPAVAGCGDEGTPAVLRYPNSESAKAFMQAADATVRTLSMFASEGDGVLKSFNYEFEQLPVEDA, from the coding sequence ATGCAACTGAACGAACAAAATATCTTAAGTGCCTTGCGTGCGGTCCAGGATCCGGACCTGCACAAGAACATCGTGGAACTGAACTTTGTCCAGAACCTGAAGATAGAGGGCGACAAGGTGAGCTTCGACCTGCGGCTCACGACTCCGGCATGCCCCATCCGTGACCAGTTCAAGGACCAGTGCATTGCCATCGTCAAGAGCCTCGGCGCAAGCGAGGTGAACGTGACGTTCACGGCGCAGGGCCGTGTAGATGGTGGCAACGCCGCAACGCAGGCTCCGAAGGTTTCCTACATCGGTGAGGTGTCGCATGTGGTCGCGGTCGCGAGCGGCAAGGGCGGCGTGGGCAAGTCGACCGTGACGGCGAACCTCGCGATGGCGCTCAGCCTCTCGGGGGCCCGAGTGGGAATCTTGGATGCCGACATCTATGGCCCGAGCATGGGGCTCATGTTCGGCATCGACCGCGCTCCCGAAGTTTTTGACGACAATACGATTGCGCCTGTCGAGGCGAAGGGCGGTATCAGCATCGTCAGCATGTGCATGTTCGCCGATTCCGACAAGGCGACCATCTGGCGCGGACCGATGGTTTCCCAAATGATACAGCACTTTATCCACCATGTGCGGTGGGGCAAGCTTGACTACCTGCTGGTGGACTTCCCTCCAGGAACGGGCGACATCCAGCTTACGCTCACGCAGAACTGCCCGATGGCCGGTGCCGTCGTGGTGACGACCCCGCAGGAGGTGGCTCTCGCCGACTGCCGCAAGGGGCTCGCGATGTTCGATTCCGTGGGCGTACCCGTGGTGGGCGTGGTCGAGAACATGAGTTACTTCATTTGCGACCAGTGCGGCAAGCACCACAACATCTTCCGCGAAGGCGGTGGCGAACGCATCGCGAAGAGCTGGGGCGTGCCATTGATTGCAAAGGTGCCGCTGGAACCTGCGGTGGCGGGCTGTGGCGACGAAGGAACCCCTGCGGTGCTCCGCTACCCGAACTCCGAATCGGCGAAGGCGTTCATGCAGGCGGCCGATGCTACGGTACGCACGCTCTCGATGTTCGCATCCGAAGGTGACGGTGTGCTCAAGAGCTTCAACTACGAGTTTGAACAACTTCCGGTGGAGGACGCATGA
- a CDS encoding DUF971 domain-containing protein translates to MIQPKKIFRTKDGKLGFEWSDGTRGACGIRELRLACPCALCVDEHTGEKLLDDSTVPADIKLTRIQSIGRYAAGLSFSDGHNSGIYPYDKLFNLTKRE, encoded by the coding sequence ATGATTCAGCCCAAGAAGATTTTCAGGACGAAGGACGGGAAACTCGGCTTTGAATGGAGCGACGGGACTCGCGGTGCATGCGGCATTCGCGAACTTCGCCTTGCATGCCCCTGTGCGCTGTGCGTCGATGAGCATACGGGAGAAAAACTTTTGGACGATTCCACAGTTCCTGCGGACATAAAACTTACAAGGATTCAATCCATCGGTCGGTATGCTGCGGGACTATCCTTTAGCGATGGTCACAATTCGGGAATTTACCCTTACGATAAACTGTTCAATTTGACGAAACGGGAGTAA